The Vanessa cardui chromosome 9, ilVanCard2.1, whole genome shotgun sequence genome has a window encoding:
- the LOC124532302 gene encoding PHD finger protein 14 isoform X1 gives MNNQTRGPAKRKVKPVEQPQSLLDFDLGEGESSDDSDFRIEDHPEESDDYSINTDDDDKKKNANSGSSEEQSETDGEDEYKNTTGKLGEEMSVTDLLEKAKLQEFKFPELANVMICAGCLGSRSDDFNEIVECDGCGVTVHEGCYGVSDVTSESSTVSSASTEPWFCEACKAGVTDPNCELCPNKGGIFKETEVGAWVHLVCALYVPGVAFSEVERLSGVTLFEMAYSRWGARSCALCAHATLARTGVCVGCDAGLCKTFFHVTCGQREGLLAEAHSEEAEQADPFYAHCRLHSDKALVKKRKRNWLALQLRTEKRKLDLQNKLSTEEKKRIQRKLIKYRKKYSQQKENRNPPWVPTQKMARMVYSSAGAMRKFQRKAQCMGVDTHALEFQDAQMAALKDVSRRWHVPPAFSVEFVGYYLERNTRVTSLRKSLERLTKENEKLVVDDEKLRTDYDEASKENTDVLAELASTRQGLQKIYDAIIALSPKKTIPTIMEDKPLIPPTVPRSTPKVTPQQLHKRRSISVPTAAALKMGVGFPLSDNPDARQGKVLSTSLEATGALARECAVCARSSEQHLMAACDTCRHHYHLHCLRPPLQRPPKKSKLYGWQCSECDKTSDSEPEVLEKKVPRRSRIRYSKDGAIISEPQSPGSVPNSPPPKPKPEKIHKVEKSKINMSSENVSPIKVTIKPFEFSSDGNESSEVKSKKEKKAKSKKDYSSTSGGESEISTKKVHKRSFTSPILTNTPLMSITPIVADSPNDSHNEHSNDSANVVPPNDSSFYSQNLSFSALLNDSKERDSKAIESSIENTLANLSSDIAMYKANRKRRKEKHRSRYSPDLMRSPSKSHKHKRKKKTQDMENPEPPHPRITIKIKPIPKPDGSLDTQMFYVPTDSNDGPPPAVIKKLSKQAEQEAPKSPPPAAPSTPDPLANTSLPNQDEKPIEPVAISKPKRSRESRVRRGGGVGESAPHASALPPLTHCDVCQQPGDTTNLVRCDECSKRYHFTCLEPPLNKNPKKRGYSWHCADCDPTDLEENN, from the exons aaaaaaatgcaaatagtGGTAGCTCTGAAGAACAATCGGAAACAGACGGTGAAGATGAATACAAAAACACAACAGGCAAACTCGGTGAAGAGATGAGTGTAACAGATCTTCTCGAGAAAGCTAAATTGCAGGAATTTAAg TTTCCAGAATTAGCCAATGTCATGATCTGTGCGGGTTGCCTTGGCTCAAGAAGTGATGATTTTAACGAAATTGTTGAATGTGATGGCTGTGGTGTTACTGTTCATGAAg gttgtTATGGAGTTTCGGATGTAACAAGTGAATCAAGTACAGTCAGTTCTGCATCAACAGAACCTTGGTTCTGTGAAGCTTGCAAAGCGGGAGTCACAGATCCCAATTGTGAACTGTGCCCTAATAAAG GTGGTATTTTCAAAGAAACTGAAGTCGGTGCATGGGTTCATCTCGTGTGTGCACTATATGTGCCAGGAGTAGCATTCTCAGAG GTGGAGCGTCTGTCGGGCGTGACGCTGTTCGAGATGGCGTACTCGCGCTGGGGTGCGCGTTCGTGTGCGCTGTGCGCGCACGCCACGCTGGCTCGCACGGGTGTGTGCGTGGGCTGCGACGCCGGCCTCTGCAAGACATTCTTCCACGTAACCTG tGGACAACGGGAAGGTCTATTAGCCGAGGCGCATTCAGAAGAAGCGGAACAAGCGGACCCGTTCTACGCGCATTGCCGCTTGCATTCGGACAAAGCACTGGTCAAGAAACGCAAGAGAAATTGGCTGGCGCTGCAGCTGAGGACGGAGAAAAG aaaattagaTTTGCAAAATAAACTAAGTACGGAAGAAAAGAAAAGGATTCAGCGGAAATTAATCAAGTACAGAAAGAAATATTCGCAGCAGAAAGAGAACAGGAATCCACCGTGGG TGCCGACGCAGAAGATGGCGCGCATGGTGTACAGCAGCGCGGGCGCCATGCGCAAGTTCCAGCGCAAGGCGCAGTGCATGGGCGTCGACACGCACGCGCTCGAGTTCCAGGACGCGCAG ATGGCAGCACTGAAGGATGTGTCTCGTCGGTGGCACGTGCCGCCCGCATTCTCCGTGGAGTTCGTCGGCTACTACCTGGAGAGGAACACTCGCGTCACCTCCCTGAGGAAGTCCCTCGAGCGGCTCACCAAGGAAAACGAGAAGTTGGTGGTGGACGACGAGAAGCTGAGGACTGATTATGACGAG GCATCAAAAGAGAATACAGACGTTTTAGCAGAGCTAGCGTCCACGCGGCAGGGCTTGCAGAAGATATACGATGCGATTATAGCTTTGTCACCGAAGAAAACTATACCGACCATAATGGAAGATAAGCCACTCATACCGCCTACGGTTCCACGATCCACGCCCAAAGTGACCCCACAGCAATTGCACAAACG CAGGTCGATATCTGTACCCACCGCGGCTGCACTTAAGATGGGCGTTGGTTTTCCTCTTAGCGACAACCCGGACGCTCGCCAAGGAAAAGTTCTGTCTACTTCGTTAGAAG CGACGGGCGCGCTGGCGCGCGAGTGCGCGGTGTGCGCGCGCAGCAGCGAGCAGCATCTGATGGCGGCGTGCGACACGTGCCGCCACCACTACCACCTGCACTGCCTGCGCCCGCCGCTGCAGCGCCCGCCCAAGAAGAGCAAGCTCTACGGATG gcAATGTTCTGAATGCGACAAAACGTCAGATTCAGAACCCGAAGTGCTGGAAAAGAAAGTTCCGCGCCGGTCTCGTATCCGCTACAGCAAAGACGGTGCGATAATATCCGAACCCCAGAGCCCCGGCTCGGTCCCGAATTCGCCCCCACCGAAGCCTAAACCCGAAAAAATACACAAAGTGGAGAAATCAAAGATAAACATGTCCTCGGAAAACGTTTCGCCGATAAAAGTGACGATAAAACCGTTCGAGTTCAGCAGCGACGGCAACGAAAGTTCCGAAGTAAAGTCGAAGAAGGAGAAGAAGGCGAAATCGAAGAAGGACTACTCGTCGACGTCTGGCGGCGAGAGCGAGATATCGACGAAGAAGGTCCACAAGCGCAGCTTCACGTCGCCCATACTCACGAACACGCCTCTCATGTCCATCACGCCGATCGTCGCGGACAGCCCCAACGACTCCCACAACGAGCACTCGAACGACTCAGCGAATGTCGTCCCGCCGAATGACTCGAGTTTCTATTCGCAAAACTTGTCGTTTTCAGCGCTCCTCAACGATTCGAAGGAGAGGGACAGTAAGGCAATCGAGAGCTCGATCGAGAACACACTGGCTAACTTGTCGTCGGACATCGCGATGTACAAAGCGAATAGGAAGCGGCGGAAGGAGAAACACAGGTCTCGCTACTCGCCCGATCTCATGCGATCGCCCTCGAAGTCCCACAAGCACAAGCGGAAGAAGAAGACGCAAGATATGGAGAATCCAGAGCCGCCTCATCCGAGGATCACGATCAAA attaaACCTATTCCCAAACCGGACGGGTCTCTGGACACGCAGATGTTCTACGTTCCCACGGATAGCAACGACGGACCGCCTCCAGCCGTCATCAAGAAATTATCCAAG CAAGCAGAACAAGAGGCGCCCAAGTCTCCCCCGCCGGCGGCGCCGTCGACCCCTGACCCGCTCGCCAATACATCC CTTCCCAATCAGGACGAAAAACCGATCGAGCCGGTTGCGATATCAAAACCGAAG CGTTCGCGTGAGAGTCGCGTGCGCAGGGGCGGCGGCGTCGGCGAGTCCGCTCCGCACGCGAGCGCGCTGCCGCCGCTCACGCACTGCGACGTGTGCCAGCAGCCCGGCGACACCACCAACCTCGTCAG ATGCGACGAGTGCAGCAAACGTTACCACTTCACTTGCCTCGAGCCGCCTCTGAATAAGAATCCGAAGAAGCGAGGCTACTCGTGGCATTGTGCCGACTGCGATCCCACT
- the LOC124532302 gene encoding PHD finger protein 14 isoform X3, producing the protein MNNQTRGPAKRKVKPVEQPQSLLDFDLGEGESSDDSDFRIEDHPEESDDYSINTDDDDKKKNANSGSSEEQSETDGEDEYKNTTGKLGEEMSVTDLLEKAKLQEFKFPELANVMICAGCLGSRSDDFNEIVECDGCGVTVHEGCYGVSDVTSESSTVSSASTEPWFCEACKAGVTDPNCELCPNKGGIFKETEVGAWVHLVCALYVPGVAFSEVERLSGVTLFEMAYSRWGARSCALCAHATLARTGVCVGCDAGLCKTFFHVTCGQREGLLAEAHSEEAEQADPFYAHCRLHSDKALVKKRKRNWLALQLRTEKRKLDLQNKLSTEEKKRIQRKLIKYRKKYSQQKENRNPPWVPTQKMARMVYSSAGAMRKFQRKAQCMGVDTHALEFQDAQMAALKDVSRRWHVPPAFSVEFVGYYLERNTRVTSLRKSLERLTKENEKLVVDDEKLRTDYDEASKENTDVLAELASTRQGLQKIYDAIIALSPKKTIPTIMEDKPLIPPTVPRSTPKVTPQQLHKRRSISVPTAAALKMGVGFPLSDNPDARQGKVLSTSLEATGALARECAVCARSSEQHLMAACDTCRHHYHLHCLRPPLQRPPKKSKLYGWQCSECDKTSDSEPEVLEKKVPRRSRIRYSKDGAIISEPQSPGSVPNSPPPKPKPEKIHKVEKSKINMSSENVSPIKVTIKPFEFSSDGNESSEVKSKKEKKAKSKKDYSSTSGGESEISTKKVHKRSFTSPILTNTPLMSITPIVADSPNDSHNEHSNDSANVVPPNDSSFYSQNLSFSALLNDSKERDSKAIESSIENTLANLSSDIAMYKANRKRRKEKHRSRYSPDLMRSPSKSHKHKRKKKTQDMENPEPPHPRITIKIKPIPKPDGSLDTQMFYVPTDSNDGPPPAVIKKLSKQAEQEAPKSPPPAAPSTPDPLANTSRSRESRVRRGGGVGESAPHASALPPLTHCDVCQQPGDTTNLVRCDECSKRYHFTCLEPPLNKNPKKRGYSWHCADCDPTDLEENN; encoded by the exons aaaaaaatgcaaatagtGGTAGCTCTGAAGAACAATCGGAAACAGACGGTGAAGATGAATACAAAAACACAACAGGCAAACTCGGTGAAGAGATGAGTGTAACAGATCTTCTCGAGAAAGCTAAATTGCAGGAATTTAAg TTTCCAGAATTAGCCAATGTCATGATCTGTGCGGGTTGCCTTGGCTCAAGAAGTGATGATTTTAACGAAATTGTTGAATGTGATGGCTGTGGTGTTACTGTTCATGAAg gttgtTATGGAGTTTCGGATGTAACAAGTGAATCAAGTACAGTCAGTTCTGCATCAACAGAACCTTGGTTCTGTGAAGCTTGCAAAGCGGGAGTCACAGATCCCAATTGTGAACTGTGCCCTAATAAAG GTGGTATTTTCAAAGAAACTGAAGTCGGTGCATGGGTTCATCTCGTGTGTGCACTATATGTGCCAGGAGTAGCATTCTCAGAG GTGGAGCGTCTGTCGGGCGTGACGCTGTTCGAGATGGCGTACTCGCGCTGGGGTGCGCGTTCGTGTGCGCTGTGCGCGCACGCCACGCTGGCTCGCACGGGTGTGTGCGTGGGCTGCGACGCCGGCCTCTGCAAGACATTCTTCCACGTAACCTG tGGACAACGGGAAGGTCTATTAGCCGAGGCGCATTCAGAAGAAGCGGAACAAGCGGACCCGTTCTACGCGCATTGCCGCTTGCATTCGGACAAAGCACTGGTCAAGAAACGCAAGAGAAATTGGCTGGCGCTGCAGCTGAGGACGGAGAAAAG aaaattagaTTTGCAAAATAAACTAAGTACGGAAGAAAAGAAAAGGATTCAGCGGAAATTAATCAAGTACAGAAAGAAATATTCGCAGCAGAAAGAGAACAGGAATCCACCGTGGG TGCCGACGCAGAAGATGGCGCGCATGGTGTACAGCAGCGCGGGCGCCATGCGCAAGTTCCAGCGCAAGGCGCAGTGCATGGGCGTCGACACGCACGCGCTCGAGTTCCAGGACGCGCAG ATGGCAGCACTGAAGGATGTGTCTCGTCGGTGGCACGTGCCGCCCGCATTCTCCGTGGAGTTCGTCGGCTACTACCTGGAGAGGAACACTCGCGTCACCTCCCTGAGGAAGTCCCTCGAGCGGCTCACCAAGGAAAACGAGAAGTTGGTGGTGGACGACGAGAAGCTGAGGACTGATTATGACGAG GCATCAAAAGAGAATACAGACGTTTTAGCAGAGCTAGCGTCCACGCGGCAGGGCTTGCAGAAGATATACGATGCGATTATAGCTTTGTCACCGAAGAAAACTATACCGACCATAATGGAAGATAAGCCACTCATACCGCCTACGGTTCCACGATCCACGCCCAAAGTGACCCCACAGCAATTGCACAAACG CAGGTCGATATCTGTACCCACCGCGGCTGCACTTAAGATGGGCGTTGGTTTTCCTCTTAGCGACAACCCGGACGCTCGCCAAGGAAAAGTTCTGTCTACTTCGTTAGAAG CGACGGGCGCGCTGGCGCGCGAGTGCGCGGTGTGCGCGCGCAGCAGCGAGCAGCATCTGATGGCGGCGTGCGACACGTGCCGCCACCACTACCACCTGCACTGCCTGCGCCCGCCGCTGCAGCGCCCGCCCAAGAAGAGCAAGCTCTACGGATG gcAATGTTCTGAATGCGACAAAACGTCAGATTCAGAACCCGAAGTGCTGGAAAAGAAAGTTCCGCGCCGGTCTCGTATCCGCTACAGCAAAGACGGTGCGATAATATCCGAACCCCAGAGCCCCGGCTCGGTCCCGAATTCGCCCCCACCGAAGCCTAAACCCGAAAAAATACACAAAGTGGAGAAATCAAAGATAAACATGTCCTCGGAAAACGTTTCGCCGATAAAAGTGACGATAAAACCGTTCGAGTTCAGCAGCGACGGCAACGAAAGTTCCGAAGTAAAGTCGAAGAAGGAGAAGAAGGCGAAATCGAAGAAGGACTACTCGTCGACGTCTGGCGGCGAGAGCGAGATATCGACGAAGAAGGTCCACAAGCGCAGCTTCACGTCGCCCATACTCACGAACACGCCTCTCATGTCCATCACGCCGATCGTCGCGGACAGCCCCAACGACTCCCACAACGAGCACTCGAACGACTCAGCGAATGTCGTCCCGCCGAATGACTCGAGTTTCTATTCGCAAAACTTGTCGTTTTCAGCGCTCCTCAACGATTCGAAGGAGAGGGACAGTAAGGCAATCGAGAGCTCGATCGAGAACACACTGGCTAACTTGTCGTCGGACATCGCGATGTACAAAGCGAATAGGAAGCGGCGGAAGGAGAAACACAGGTCTCGCTACTCGCCCGATCTCATGCGATCGCCCTCGAAGTCCCACAAGCACAAGCGGAAGAAGAAGACGCAAGATATGGAGAATCCAGAGCCGCCTCATCCGAGGATCACGATCAAA attaaACCTATTCCCAAACCGGACGGGTCTCTGGACACGCAGATGTTCTACGTTCCCACGGATAGCAACGACGGACCGCCTCCAGCCGTCATCAAGAAATTATCCAAG CAAGCAGAACAAGAGGCGCCCAAGTCTCCCCCGCCGGCGGCGCCGTCGACCCCTGACCCGCTCGCCAATACATCC CGTTCGCGTGAGAGTCGCGTGCGCAGGGGCGGCGGCGTCGGCGAGTCCGCTCCGCACGCGAGCGCGCTGCCGCCGCTCACGCACTGCGACGTGTGCCAGCAGCCCGGCGACACCACCAACCTCGTCAG ATGCGACGAGTGCAGCAAACGTTACCACTTCACTTGCCTCGAGCCGCCTCTGAATAAGAATCCGAAGAAGCGAGGCTACTCGTGGCATTGTGCCGACTGCGATCCCACT
- the LOC124532302 gene encoding PHD finger protein 14 isoform X6 — protein MNNQTRGPAKRKVKPVEQPQSLLDFDLGEGESSDDSDFRIEDHPEESDDYSINTDDDDKKKNANSGSSEEQSETDGEDEYKNTTGKLGEEMSVTDLLEKAKLQEFKFPELANVMICAGCLGSRSDDFNEIVECDGCGVTVHEGCYGVSDVTSESSTVSSASTEPWFCEACKAGVTDPNCELCPNKGGIFKETEVGAWVHLVCALYVPGVAFSEVERLSGVTLFEMAYSRWGARSCALCAHATLARTGVCVGCDAGLCKTFFHVTCGQREGLLAEAHSEEAEQADPFYAHCRLHSDKALVKKRKRNWLALQLRTEKRKLDLQNKLSTEEKKRIQRKLIKYRKKYSQQKENRNPPWVPTQKMARMVYSSAGAMRKFQRKAQCMGVDTHALEFQDAQMAALKDVSRRWHVPPAFSVEFVGYYLERNTRVTSLRKSLERLTKENEKLVVDDEKLRTDYDEASKENTDVLAELASTRQGLQKIYDAIIALSPKKTIPTIMEDKPLIPPTVPRSTPKVTPQQLHKRSISVPTAAALKMGVGFPLSDNPDARQGKVLSTSLEALLNDSKERDSKAIESSIENTLANLSSDIAMYKANRKRRKEKHRSRYSPDLMRSPSKSHKHKRKKKTQDMENPEPPHPRITIKIKPIPKPDGSLDTQMFYVPTDSNDGPPPAVIKKLSKQAEQEAPKSPPPAAPSTPDPLANTSLPNQDEKPIEPVAISKPKRSRESRVRRGGGVGESAPHASALPPLTHCDVCQQPGDTTNLVRCDECSKRYHFTCLEPPLNKNPKKRGYSWHCADCDPTDLEENN, from the exons aaaaaaatgcaaatagtGGTAGCTCTGAAGAACAATCGGAAACAGACGGTGAAGATGAATACAAAAACACAACAGGCAAACTCGGTGAAGAGATGAGTGTAACAGATCTTCTCGAGAAAGCTAAATTGCAGGAATTTAAg TTTCCAGAATTAGCCAATGTCATGATCTGTGCGGGTTGCCTTGGCTCAAGAAGTGATGATTTTAACGAAATTGTTGAATGTGATGGCTGTGGTGTTACTGTTCATGAAg gttgtTATGGAGTTTCGGATGTAACAAGTGAATCAAGTACAGTCAGTTCTGCATCAACAGAACCTTGGTTCTGTGAAGCTTGCAAAGCGGGAGTCACAGATCCCAATTGTGAACTGTGCCCTAATAAAG GTGGTATTTTCAAAGAAACTGAAGTCGGTGCATGGGTTCATCTCGTGTGTGCACTATATGTGCCAGGAGTAGCATTCTCAGAG GTGGAGCGTCTGTCGGGCGTGACGCTGTTCGAGATGGCGTACTCGCGCTGGGGTGCGCGTTCGTGTGCGCTGTGCGCGCACGCCACGCTGGCTCGCACGGGTGTGTGCGTGGGCTGCGACGCCGGCCTCTGCAAGACATTCTTCCACGTAACCTG tGGACAACGGGAAGGTCTATTAGCCGAGGCGCATTCAGAAGAAGCGGAACAAGCGGACCCGTTCTACGCGCATTGCCGCTTGCATTCGGACAAAGCACTGGTCAAGAAACGCAAGAGAAATTGGCTGGCGCTGCAGCTGAGGACGGAGAAAAG aaaattagaTTTGCAAAATAAACTAAGTACGGAAGAAAAGAAAAGGATTCAGCGGAAATTAATCAAGTACAGAAAGAAATATTCGCAGCAGAAAGAGAACAGGAATCCACCGTGGG TGCCGACGCAGAAGATGGCGCGCATGGTGTACAGCAGCGCGGGCGCCATGCGCAAGTTCCAGCGCAAGGCGCAGTGCATGGGCGTCGACACGCACGCGCTCGAGTTCCAGGACGCGCAG ATGGCAGCACTGAAGGATGTGTCTCGTCGGTGGCACGTGCCGCCCGCATTCTCCGTGGAGTTCGTCGGCTACTACCTGGAGAGGAACACTCGCGTCACCTCCCTGAGGAAGTCCCTCGAGCGGCTCACCAAGGAAAACGAGAAGTTGGTGGTGGACGACGAGAAGCTGAGGACTGATTATGACGAG GCATCAAAAGAGAATACAGACGTTTTAGCAGAGCTAGCGTCCACGCGGCAGGGCTTGCAGAAGATATACGATGCGATTATAGCTTTGTCACCGAAGAAAACTATACCGACCATAATGGAAGATAAGCCACTCATACCGCCTACGGTTCCACGATCCACGCCCAAAGTGACCCCACAGCAATTGCACAAACG GTCGATATCTGTACCCACCGCGGCTGCACTTAAGATGGGCGTTGGTTTTCCTCTTAGCGACAACCCGGACGCTCGCCAAGGAAAAGTTCTGTCTACTTCGTTAGAAG CGCTCCTCAACGATTCGAAGGAGAGGGACAGTAAGGCAATCGAGAGCTCGATCGAGAACACACTGGCTAACTTGTCGTCGGACATCGCGATGTACAAAGCGAATAGGAAGCGGCGGAAGGAGAAACACAGGTCTCGCTACTCGCCCGATCTCATGCGATCGCCCTCGAAGTCCCACAAGCACAAGCGGAAGAAGAAGACGCAAGATATGGAGAATCCAGAGCCGCCTCATCCGAGGATCACGATCAAA attaaACCTATTCCCAAACCGGACGGGTCTCTGGACACGCAGATGTTCTACGTTCCCACGGATAGCAACGACGGACCGCCTCCAGCCGTCATCAAGAAATTATCCAAG CAAGCAGAACAAGAGGCGCCCAAGTCTCCCCCGCCGGCGGCGCCGTCGACCCCTGACCCGCTCGCCAATACATCC CTTCCCAATCAGGACGAAAAACCGATCGAGCCGGTTGCGATATCAAAACCGAAG CGTTCGCGTGAGAGTCGCGTGCGCAGGGGCGGCGGCGTCGGCGAGTCCGCTCCGCACGCGAGCGCGCTGCCGCCGCTCACGCACTGCGACGTGTGCCAGCAGCCCGGCGACACCACCAACCTCGTCAG ATGCGACGAGTGCAGCAAACGTTACCACTTCACTTGCCTCGAGCCGCCTCTGAATAAGAATCCGAAGAAGCGAGGCTACTCGTGGCATTGTGCCGACTGCGATCCCACT
- the LOC124532302 gene encoding PHD finger protein 14 isoform X4: protein MNNQTRGPAKRKVKPVEQPQSLLDFDLGEGESSDDSDFRIEDHPEESDDYSINTDDDDKKKNANSGSSEEQSETDGEDEYKNTTGKLGEEMSVTDLLEKAKLQEFKFPELANVMICAGCLGSRSDDFNEIVECDGCGVTVHEGCYGVSDVTSESSTVSSASTEPWFCEACKAGVTDPNCELCPNKGGIFKETEVGAWVHLVCALYVPGVAFSEVERLSGVTLFEMAYSRWGARSCALCAHATLARTGVCVGCDAGLCKTFFHVTCGQREGLLAEAHSEEAEQADPFYAHCRLHSDKALVKKRKRNWLALQLRTEKRKLDLQNKLSTEEKKRIQRKLIKYRKKYSQQKENRNPPWVPTQKMARMVYSSAGAMRKFQRKAQCMGVDTHALEFQDAQMAALKDVSRRWHVPPAFSVEFVGYYLERNTRVTSLRKSLERLTKENEKLVVDDEKLRTDYDEASKENTDVLAELASTRQGLQKIYDAIIALSPKKTIPTIMEDKPLIPPTVPRSTPKVTPQQLHKRDNPDARQGKVLSTSLEATGALARECAVCARSSEQHLMAACDTCRHHYHLHCLRPPLQRPPKKSKLYGWQCSECDKTSDSEPEVLEKKVPRRSRIRYSKDGAIISEPQSPGSVPNSPPPKPKPEKIHKVEKSKINMSSENVSPIKVTIKPFEFSSDGNESSEVKSKKEKKAKSKKDYSSTSGGESEISTKKVHKRSFTSPILTNTPLMSITPIVADSPNDSHNEHSNDSANVVPPNDSSFYSQNLSFSALLNDSKERDSKAIESSIENTLANLSSDIAMYKANRKRRKEKHRSRYSPDLMRSPSKSHKHKRKKKTQDMENPEPPHPRITIKIKPIPKPDGSLDTQMFYVPTDSNDGPPPAVIKKLSKQAEQEAPKSPPPAAPSTPDPLANTSLPNQDEKPIEPVAISKPKRSRESRVRRGGGVGESAPHASALPPLTHCDVCQQPGDTTNLVRCDECSKRYHFTCLEPPLNKNPKKRGYSWHCADCDPTDLEENN from the exons aaaaaaatgcaaatagtGGTAGCTCTGAAGAACAATCGGAAACAGACGGTGAAGATGAATACAAAAACACAACAGGCAAACTCGGTGAAGAGATGAGTGTAACAGATCTTCTCGAGAAAGCTAAATTGCAGGAATTTAAg TTTCCAGAATTAGCCAATGTCATGATCTGTGCGGGTTGCCTTGGCTCAAGAAGTGATGATTTTAACGAAATTGTTGAATGTGATGGCTGTGGTGTTACTGTTCATGAAg gttgtTATGGAGTTTCGGATGTAACAAGTGAATCAAGTACAGTCAGTTCTGCATCAACAGAACCTTGGTTCTGTGAAGCTTGCAAAGCGGGAGTCACAGATCCCAATTGTGAACTGTGCCCTAATAAAG GTGGTATTTTCAAAGAAACTGAAGTCGGTGCATGGGTTCATCTCGTGTGTGCACTATATGTGCCAGGAGTAGCATTCTCAGAG GTGGAGCGTCTGTCGGGCGTGACGCTGTTCGAGATGGCGTACTCGCGCTGGGGTGCGCGTTCGTGTGCGCTGTGCGCGCACGCCACGCTGGCTCGCACGGGTGTGTGCGTGGGCTGCGACGCCGGCCTCTGCAAGACATTCTTCCACGTAACCTG tGGACAACGGGAAGGTCTATTAGCCGAGGCGCATTCAGAAGAAGCGGAACAAGCGGACCCGTTCTACGCGCATTGCCGCTTGCATTCGGACAAAGCACTGGTCAAGAAACGCAAGAGAAATTGGCTGGCGCTGCAGCTGAGGACGGAGAAAAG aaaattagaTTTGCAAAATAAACTAAGTACGGAAGAAAAGAAAAGGATTCAGCGGAAATTAATCAAGTACAGAAAGAAATATTCGCAGCAGAAAGAGAACAGGAATCCACCGTGGG TGCCGACGCAGAAGATGGCGCGCATGGTGTACAGCAGCGCGGGCGCCATGCGCAAGTTCCAGCGCAAGGCGCAGTGCATGGGCGTCGACACGCACGCGCTCGAGTTCCAGGACGCGCAG ATGGCAGCACTGAAGGATGTGTCTCGTCGGTGGCACGTGCCGCCCGCATTCTCCGTGGAGTTCGTCGGCTACTACCTGGAGAGGAACACTCGCGTCACCTCCCTGAGGAAGTCCCTCGAGCGGCTCACCAAGGAAAACGAGAAGTTGGTGGTGGACGACGAGAAGCTGAGGACTGATTATGACGAG GCATCAAAAGAGAATACAGACGTTTTAGCAGAGCTAGCGTCCACGCGGCAGGGCTTGCAGAAGATATACGATGCGATTATAGCTTTGTCACCGAAGAAAACTATACCGACCATAATGGAAGATAAGCCACTCATACCGCCTACGGTTCCACGATCCACGCCCAAAGTGACCCCACAGCAATTGCACAAACG CGACAACCCGGACGCTCGCCAAGGAAAAGTTCTGTCTACTTCGTTAGAAG CGACGGGCGCGCTGGCGCGCGAGTGCGCGGTGTGCGCGCGCAGCAGCGAGCAGCATCTGATGGCGGCGTGCGACACGTGCCGCCACCACTACCACCTGCACTGCCTGCGCCCGCCGCTGCAGCGCCCGCCCAAGAAGAGCAAGCTCTACGGATG gcAATGTTCTGAATGCGACAAAACGTCAGATTCAGAACCCGAAGTGCTGGAAAAGAAAGTTCCGCGCCGGTCTCGTATCCGCTACAGCAAAGACGGTGCGATAATATCCGAACCCCAGAGCCCCGGCTCGGTCCCGAATTCGCCCCCACCGAAGCCTAAACCCGAAAAAATACACAAAGTGGAGAAATCAAAGATAAACATGTCCTCGGAAAACGTTTCGCCGATAAAAGTGACGATAAAACCGTTCGAGTTCAGCAGCGACGGCAACGAAAGTTCCGAAGTAAAGTCGAAGAAGGAGAAGAAGGCGAAATCGAAGAAGGACTACTCGTCGACGTCTGGCGGCGAGAGCGAGATATCGACGAAGAAGGTCCACAAGCGCAGCTTCACGTCGCCCATACTCACGAACACGCCTCTCATGTCCATCACGCCGATCGTCGCGGACAGCCCCAACGACTCCCACAACGAGCACTCGAACGACTCAGCGAATGTCGTCCCGCCGAATGACTCGAGTTTCTATTCGCAAAACTTGTCGTTTTCAGCGCTCCTCAACGATTCGAAGGAGAGGGACAGTAAGGCAATCGAGAGCTCGATCGAGAACACACTGGCTAACTTGTCGTCGGACATCGCGATGTACAAAGCGAATAGGAAGCGGCGGAAGGAGAAACACAGGTCTCGCTACTCGCCCGATCTCATGCGATCGCCCTCGAAGTCCCACAAGCACAAGCGGAAGAAGAAGACGCAAGATATGGAGAATCCAGAGCCGCCTCATCCGAGGATCACGATCAAA attaaACCTATTCCCAAACCGGACGGGTCTCTGGACACGCAGATGTTCTACGTTCCCACGGATAGCAACGACGGACCGCCTCCAGCCGTCATCAAGAAATTATCCAAG CAAGCAGAACAAGAGGCGCCCAAGTCTCCCCCGCCGGCGGCGCCGTCGACCCCTGACCCGCTCGCCAATACATCC CTTCCCAATCAGGACGAAAAACCGATCGAGCCGGTTGCGATATCAAAACCGAAG CGTTCGCGTGAGAGTCGCGTGCGCAGGGGCGGCGGCGTCGGCGAGTCCGCTCCGCACGCGAGCGCGCTGCCGCCGCTCACGCACTGCGACGTGTGCCAGCAGCCCGGCGACACCACCAACCTCGTCAG ATGCGACGAGTGCAGCAAACGTTACCACTTCACTTGCCTCGAGCCGCCTCTGAATAAGAATCCGAAGAAGCGAGGCTACTCGTGGCATTGTGCCGACTGCGATCCCACT